Proteins encoded in a region of the Pseudomonas sp. GOM7 genome:
- a CDS encoding carboxyl transferase domain-containing protein — MTILHTQINTRSPEFAANSAAMLAQVDELRALLARIHQGGGAKAQERHTSRGKLLPRERINRLLDAGSPFLEIGQLAAHEVYGEDVPAAGVIAGIGRVEGVECMIVANDATVKGGSYYPLTVKKHLRAQAIARENRLPCIYLVDSGGANLPRQDEVFPDREHFGRIFFNQANMSALGIPQIAVVMGSCTAGGAYVPAMSDETIMVREQATIFLAGPPLVKAATGEVVTAEELGGADLHCKTSGVADHYAEDDEHALALARRCISNLNWRKLGQLDSRAPIAPRYPAEELYGVIPADAKQPFDVREVIARIVDDSQLDEFKALFGTTLVCGFARINGYPVAILANNGILFAESAQKGAHFVELACQRGIPLLFLQNITGFMVGQKYEAGGIAKHGAKLVTAVACAQVPKFTVIIGGSFGAGNYGMCGRAYDPRFLWMWPNARIGVMGAQQAAGVLVQVKREQAQRAGQPYSDEDEQRLKQPIVEQYEQQAHAFYSSARLWDDGVIDPAQTREVLALALSASLNAAIEPTRFGVFRM, encoded by the coding sequence ATGACCATCCTGCACACCCAGATCAACACCCGCTCACCCGAGTTCGCCGCCAATAGCGCGGCCATGCTCGCCCAGGTGGATGAACTGCGCGCCCTGCTCGCCCGCATCCACCAAGGCGGCGGCGCCAAGGCGCAGGAGCGCCACACCTCGCGTGGCAAGTTGCTGCCGCGCGAACGCATCAACCGCCTGCTCGATGCCGGCTCGCCCTTTCTCGAGATCGGCCAGCTCGCCGCCCATGAGGTGTACGGCGAGGACGTGCCCGCCGCTGGGGTGATCGCTGGCATCGGCCGCGTCGAAGGCGTCGAGTGCATGATCGTGGCCAACGATGCCACGGTAAAAGGCGGCAGCTACTACCCGCTGACGGTGAAGAAGCACCTGCGTGCCCAGGCCATCGCCCGAGAAAACCGCCTGCCCTGCATCTACCTGGTGGACTCCGGCGGCGCCAACCTGCCGCGCCAGGACGAGGTGTTCCCGGATCGCGAGCACTTCGGTCGAATCTTCTTCAACCAGGCCAATATGAGCGCGCTGGGCATCCCGCAGATCGCCGTGGTCATGGGCTCCTGCACCGCCGGTGGCGCCTACGTGCCGGCCATGAGTGACGAGACCATCATGGTGCGCGAACAGGCCACCATCTTCCTCGCCGGCCCGCCGCTGGTGAAGGCGGCTACCGGCGAAGTGGTGACCGCCGAAGAACTGGGCGGCGCCGACCTGCACTGCAAGACCAGCGGCGTGGCCGATCACTATGCCGAGGACGACGAACATGCCCTGGCCCTGGCGCGCCGCTGCATCAGCAATTTGAACTGGCGCAAGCTGGGCCAGCTCGACAGCCGCGCGCCCATCGCCCCGCGCTACCCGGCCGAGGAGCTGTATGGGGTGATTCCGGCCGATGCCAAACAGCCTTTCGATGTGCGCGAGGTGATCGCGCGGATCGTCGACGACTCGCAACTGGATGAATTCAAGGCGCTGTTCGGCACCACCCTGGTCTGCGGCTTCGCCCGCATCAACGGTTACCCGGTGGCGATCCTGGCCAACAACGGCATCCTCTTCGCCGAGTCAGCGCAAAAAGGCGCGCACTTCGTCGAACTGGCCTGCCAGCGCGGTATCCCGCTGCTGTTCTTGCAGAACATCACCGGCTTTATGGTCGGGCAGAAATATGAAGCCGGGGGAATTGCGAAACATGGCGCCAAGCTGGTCACCGCAGTGGCCTGCGCCCAGGTACCCAAGTTCACCGTGATCATCGGCGGCAGCTTCGGTGCCGGCAACTACGGCATGTGCGGCCGCGCCTACGACCCGCGATTCCTGTGGATGTGGCCCAACGCGCGCATTGGCGTGATGGGCGCGCAGCAGGCCGCCGGCGTACTGGTGCAGGTCAAACGCGAACAGGCGCAGCGTGCCGGCCAGCCGTACTCCGACGAGGACGAACAGCGCCTCAAGCAGCCCATCGTCGAGCAGTACGAGCAACAGGCGCACGCGTTCTATTCCAGCGCCCGCCTGTGGGACGACGGCGTGATCGACCCGGCGCAGACCCGCGAGGTGCTGGCCCTGGCCCTGTCCGCCAGCCTCAACGCCGCCATCGAACCGACCCGCTTTGGCGTGTTTCGTATGTAG
- a CDS encoding gamma-carboxygeranoyl-CoA hydratase, whose amino-acid sequence MTDFTTVQLEKDPRGFATLWLNRPEKNNAFNAEMIRELILALDAVGEDKSLRFLLLRGRGKHFSAGADLAWMQHAATLDYNANLSDARELAELMYNLHGLKIPTLAVVQGAAFGGAVGLASCCDMAIGAEDALFSLSEVRIGLAPAVISPFVVQAMGERAARRYALTAERFDGKRASELGLLAECFPADELDAEVEAWVANLLQNSPQAMRASKDLLREVGSGELTPALRRYTENAIARLRVSAEGQEGLRAFLEKRQPSWQEQ is encoded by the coding sequence ATGACCGACTTCACCACCGTACAGCTTGAAAAAGACCCGCGCGGATTCGCCACCCTCTGGCTGAACCGCCCGGAGAAGAACAACGCCTTCAACGCCGAGATGATCCGCGAGCTGATCCTCGCCCTCGACGCCGTCGGTGAAGACAAGAGCCTGCGTTTCCTCCTGCTGCGTGGCCGTGGCAAGCACTTTTCTGCTGGCGCCGATCTGGCCTGGATGCAGCACGCCGCCACCCTGGATTACAACGCCAACCTGAGTGATGCCCGTGAGCTGGCCGAGCTGATGTACAACCTGCACGGCCTGAAGATCCCCACACTGGCGGTGGTGCAAGGTGCGGCTTTCGGTGGCGCGGTGGGCCTGGCCAGTTGCTGCGATATGGCCATCGGCGCCGAGGATGCGCTGTTCTCGCTGTCCGAGGTGCGCATCGGCCTGGCCCCAGCGGTGATCAGCCCCTTCGTCGTGCAGGCCATGGGCGAGCGCGCGGCCAGGCGCTACGCGCTGACTGCCGAGCGTTTCGACGGCAAGCGCGCCAGTGAGCTGGGTCTGCTGGCCGAATGCTTCCCGGCCGATGAGCTGGACGCCGAGGTCGAAGCCTGGGTCGCCAACCTGCTACAGAACAGCCCACAGGCCATGCGCGCCAGCAAGGATCTGCTGCGCGAGGTCGGCAGCGGCGAGCTGACCCCCGCCCTGCGCCGCTATACCGAAAATGCCATCGCCCGCCTGCGCGTCAGCGCCGAGGGCCAGGAAGGCCTGCGCGCATTCCTGGAAAAACGCCAACCTTCCTGGCAGGAGCAATGA
- a CDS encoding acetyl/propionyl/methylcrotonyl-CoA carboxylase subunit alpha: protein MIDTLLVANRGEIACRVMRTAKAMGIRSVAVHSAIDASARHVREADVAVNLGGAKPGESYLLIDKIVAAAKASGAQAIHPGYGFLSENAGFARAIEQAGLIFLGPPASAIEAMGSKSAAKSLMEAAGVPLVPGYHGDKQDLDTFREAAARIGYPVLLKAAAGGGGKGMKVAESEAQLAETLESAQREAQSAFGDSRMLVEKYVLKPRHVEIQVFADQHGNCLYLNERDCSIQRRHQKVVEEAPAPGLSPELRRAMGEAAVKAAQAIGYVGAGTVEFLLDERGDFFFMEMNTRLQVEHPVTEAITGLDLVAWQIRVARGEPLPISQAQVPLNGHAIEVRLYAEDPDHDFLPATGTLALYREAASGDGRRIDSGVAEGDSVSPFYDPMLGKLIAWGENREQARLRLLAMLDDTLVGGVKTNLAFLRRILAHPAFAACELDTDFIPRHQQQLLPAPSELPETFWQLAADAWVQSETPLERDDDPHSPWSARNGWRSGSPAEIELHLSCQGESRKVRASNLAHLRGEALLAEIDGTRQRLRAIRRGDTLYLQWHGELHALTRFDPIAAAEASHAQHGGLSAPMNGSIVRVLVEPGQAVEAGATLVVLEAMKMEHSIRAPEAGTVKALYCGEGEMVSEGAVLVELEP, encoded by the coding sequence ATGATCGATACCCTGCTGGTCGCCAACCGTGGCGAGATCGCCTGCCGCGTGATGCGCACGGCCAAGGCCATGGGCATCCGCAGCGTGGCCGTGCACAGCGCCATCGATGCCAGCGCACGGCATGTGCGCGAAGCCGACGTGGCGGTGAACCTCGGTGGCGCCAAACCTGGCGAAAGCTACCTGCTGATCGACAAGATCGTCGCCGCCGCCAAAGCCAGCGGCGCCCAGGCCATCCACCCTGGCTACGGTTTTCTCTCGGAAAATGCCGGCTTCGCCCGCGCCATCGAGCAGGCCGGGTTGATTTTCCTTGGCCCACCCGCCTCGGCCATCGAAGCCATGGGCAGCAAGTCGGCGGCCAAGTCGCTGATGGAAGCTGCCGGCGTACCGCTGGTGCCCGGCTACCACGGCGACAAGCAGGATCTCGACACCTTCCGCGAGGCCGCCGCACGCATCGGCTACCCGGTGCTGCTCAAGGCTGCCGCTGGCGGCGGTGGCAAGGGCATGAAGGTCGCCGAATCGGAAGCGCAGCTCGCCGAGACGCTGGAATCGGCGCAGCGCGAAGCGCAATCGGCCTTCGGCGACTCGCGCATGCTGGTAGAAAAATACGTCCTCAAGCCGCGCCATGTGGAGATTCAGGTGTTCGCCGACCAGCACGGCAACTGCCTGTACCTCAACGAGCGTGACTGCTCGATCCAGCGTCGCCACCAGAAGGTGGTGGAGGAGGCGCCAGCGCCGGGCCTCAGCCCCGAGCTGCGTCGCGCCATGGGCGAGGCGGCGGTCAAGGCCGCGCAGGCCATCGGCTACGTCGGCGCTGGTACGGTAGAGTTTCTGCTGGACGAGCGTGGCGACTTCTTCTTTATGGAGATGAACACCCGCTTGCAGGTGGAGCATCCGGTTACCGAGGCCATCACCGGGCTCGATCTGGTGGCCTGGCAGATTCGCGTCGCCCGTGGCGAGCCGCTGCCGATCAGCCAGGCGCAGGTGCCGCTGAACGGCCACGCCATCGAGGTGCGGCTGTACGCCGAAGACCCGGATCACGACTTCCTCCCTGCCACCGGCACCCTGGCGCTGTACCGCGAGGCCGCCAGTGGCGACGGGCGCCGTATCGACAGCGGCGTGGCCGAAGGCGATAGCGTTTCGCCCTTCTACGACCCGATGCTCGGCAAGCTGATCGCCTGGGGCGAGAACCGCGAACAGGCGCGCCTGCGCCTGCTGGCCATGCTCGACGACACCTTGGTTGGCGGGGTGAAGACCAACCTGGCGTTCCTGCGCCGCATCCTCGCCCATCCGGCCTTCGCCGCCTGCGAGCTGGATACGGACTTTATCCCGCGTCATCAGCAGCAATTGTTACCTGCCCCCAGTGAGTTGCCGGAGACCTTCTGGCAACTCGCCGCCGATGCCTGGGTACAGAGTGAGACGCCGCTAGAGCGCGACGATGACCCGCATTCGCCCTGGTCAGCCCGTAATGGTTGGCGCTCCGGCAGTCCAGCGGAAATCGAGCTACACCTGAGCTGCCAGGGCGAGAGCCGCAAGGTGCGCGCGAGCAACCTGGCCCACTTGCGGGGCGAAGCACTGCTGGCAGAGATCGACGGCACGCGCCAGCGCCTGCGTGCCATCCGCCGTGGCGACACGCTTTACTTGCAGTGGCACGGCGAGCTGCATGCCCTCACCCGTTTTGACCCCATCGCCGCCGCCGAGGCCAGCCATGCCCAGCATGGCGGTTTGAGCGCGCCGATGAACGGCAGCATCGTCCGTGTGCTGGTCGAGCCAGGCCAGGCGGTCGAGGCCGGCGCGACCCTGGTGGTACTGGAGGCGATGAAGATGGAGCACAGCATCCGCGCACCCGAGGCCGGCACGGTCAAGGCGCTGTATTGCGGCGAGGGGGAGATGGTCAGCGAAGGGGCGGTGCTGGTGGAGCTGGAGCCGTAG
- a CDS encoding hydroxymethylglutaryl-CoA lyase has protein sequence MNLPQSVRLVEVGPRDGLQNEKQPISVADKVRMVDDLTAAGLRYIEVGSFVSPKWVPQMAGSAEVFAGIQRQPGITYAALTPNLKGFEAALEAKVEEVAVFAAASEAFSQKNINCSIAESLQRFVPLMEATKAANLRVRGYVSCVLGCPYDGEVDPTQVASVARELYAMGCYEVSLGDTIGTGTAGKTRRMFEVVGRDIPRERLAGHFHDTYGQALANIYASLLEGIAVFDSSVAGLGGCPYAKGATGNVATEDVLYLLQGLGIETGVDMDKLIAAGQRICEVLGKANGSRVARTRLSQ, from the coding sequence ATGAACCTGCCCCAATCCGTACGCCTGGTGGAAGTCGGCCCGCGCGACGGCCTGCAGAACGAGAAACAGCCGATCAGCGTGGCCGACAAGGTACGTATGGTCGACGATCTCACTGCCGCCGGCCTGCGCTATATCGAGGTGGGCAGCTTCGTCTCGCCCAAATGGGTGCCGCAGATGGCCGGCTCCGCCGAGGTATTCGCGGGTATCCAGCGCCAACCGGGCATCACCTACGCTGCCCTGACGCCCAACCTGAAAGGCTTCGAGGCCGCGCTGGAGGCCAAGGTCGAGGAAGTGGCAGTGTTCGCCGCCGCCAGCGAGGCCTTTTCGCAGAAGAACATCAACTGTTCCATCGCCGAAAGCCTGCAGCGTTTCGTGCCGCTGATGGAGGCGACCAAGGCCGCGAACCTGCGCGTGCGCGGCTACGTCTCCTGCGTGCTCGGCTGCCCCTATGACGGCGAGGTCGATCCCACACAGGTCGCCAGCGTCGCACGTGAGCTGTATGCCATGGGCTGCTACGAGGTGTCGCTGGGTGACACCATCGGCACCGGTACCGCCGGCAAGACACGCAGGATGTTCGAGGTCGTCGGCCGCGACATCCCGCGTGAGCGGCTGGCCGGGCATTTCCACGACACCTACGGCCAGGCATTGGCCAATATCTACGCCAGCCTGCTCGAAGGCATCGCCGTGTTCGACAGCTCGGTGGCCGGTTTGGGTGGCTGCCCCTATGCCAAGGGCGCCACTGGCAACGTCGCCACGGAGGATGTGCTGTATCTGCTGCAGGGTCTGGGCATCGAAACCGGCGTGGACATGGATAAGCTGATCGCCGCTGGCCAGCGCATCTGCGAGGTGCTGGGCAAGGCCAATGGCTCGCGTGTCGCCCGCACCCGCCTGAGTCAATAA
- a CDS encoding acetoacetate--CoA ligase, whose translation MPQPLWTPSPERIAASRMDAFRRFVNQRHGMQLADYPALHAWSVEQREAFWQAIVDFFEIAFHAPAECVLREGPAMPDAQWFPGATLNFAEHLLRRRDGHPALVAISEDGSREQLSHAQLAAHVAGLQRALRDAGVGIGDRVAAFMPNTWQTVVGMLASASLGATWSSCSPDFGTQGVIDRFGQIEPKVLIAAAGYRYAGKTIDLTDKLNEILSQLPSLERLVILPYSREEASPSDYTSVAPVSLWQDFYQPGGAPQFTPVAFDQPLYILYSSGTTGVPKCIVHGVGGTLLQHVKEHGLHTDLAASDTLFYYTTCGWMMWNWLMSGLALGATLVLYDGSPFHPEPTRLIDLIDAEDISIFGTSAKFIAALEKAGVKPRQSHRLSSLKAVLSTGSPLAHESFDYVYRDVKRDLCLSSISGGTDIVSCFALGNPTLPVWRGELQCKGLGMDVQVWNDSAQAVTGEKGELVCARHFPSMPVGFWNDADGEKFHDAYFARFPGVWAHGDYAEETEHGGLVIHGRSDAVLNPGGVRIGTAEIYRQVEKVPQVLESIAIGQDWQGDVRVVLFVRLRDGVTLDDALREEVRQVIRANTSPRHVPAKIVQIADIPRTLSGKIVELAVRNVVHGRPVKNTDALANPQALALYRDVPELQN comes from the coding sequence ATGCCGCAACCTCTGTGGACACCTTCGCCCGAGCGTATCGCCGCCAGCCGGATGGACGCCTTTCGCCGTTTCGTCAACCAGCGCCACGGTATGCAACTGGCAGATTACCCTGCCCTGCACGCCTGGAGCGTCGAGCAGCGCGAAGCCTTCTGGCAGGCCATAGTCGATTTCTTCGAGATTGCTTTCCATGCCCCCGCCGAATGCGTGCTGCGCGAAGGCCCGGCGATGCCGGATGCCCAGTGGTTCCCCGGCGCCACGCTGAATTTCGCCGAACACCTGCTGCGCCGCCGCGACGGTCATCCGGCGCTGGTAGCCATCAGCGAGGACGGCAGCCGCGAGCAGCTTAGCCATGCGCAACTGGCCGCCCATGTCGCCGGCCTGCAACGGGCCCTGCGCGACGCTGGCGTGGGTATTGGCGACCGCGTCGCGGCCTTCATGCCCAACACCTGGCAGACCGTGGTAGGCATGCTCGCCAGCGCCAGCCTCGGCGCCACCTGGTCGAGTTGCTCGCCGGACTTCGGTACCCAGGGGGTGATCGACCGTTTCGGCCAGATCGAACCCAAGGTGCTGATCGCCGCCGCCGGCTACCGTTACGCCGGCAAGACCATCGACCTGACCGACAAGCTCAACGAAATCTTGTCGCAACTGCCCAGCCTGGAACGGCTGGTGATCCTGCCCTACTCACGGGAAGAGGCCAGCCCTAGCGATTACACGTCAGTTGCTCCAGTCAGCCTCTGGCAGGACTTCTACCAACCCGGCGGCGCGCCGCAGTTCACCCCGGTAGCCTTCGACCAACCGCTGTACATCCTCTACTCCAGCGGCACCACCGGTGTGCCGAAATGCATCGTCCATGGCGTCGGCGGCACCCTGCTGCAGCACGTCAAGGAGCATGGCCTGCACACCGACCTGGCTGCCAGCGACACCCTGTTCTACTACACCACCTGCGGCTGGATGATGTGGAACTGGCTGATGTCGGGCTTGGCCCTGGGCGCCACCCTGGTACTCTACGACGGCTCACCCTTCCACCCCGAGCCAACACGGCTGATCGACCTGATCGACGCCGAAGACATCTCCATCTTCGGCACCAGCGCCAAGTTCATCGCCGCGCTGGAGAAGGCCGGCGTCAAACCACGCCAAAGCCATAGGCTGAGCAGCCTAAAAGCCGTCCTCTCCACCGGCTCGCCGCTGGCCCACGAGAGCTTCGACTACGTCTACCGCGACGTAAAGCGCGACCTGTGCCTGTCGTCGATTTCCGGCGGCACCGATATCGTTTCCTGTTTCGCCCTGGGCAACCCGACCCTACCGGTCTGGCGCGGCGAACTGCAGTGCAAGGGCCTGGGCATGGACGTGCAGGTATGGAACGACAGCGCCCAGGCGGTGACGGGAGAAAAGGGCGAACTGGTTTGCGCCCGGCACTTCCCCTCGATGCCAGTGGGCTTCTGGAACGACGCAGACGGCGAGAAATTCCATGATGCCTATTTCGCCAGGTTCCCCGGCGTCTGGGCCCACGGCGACTATGCCGAAGAAACAGAGCACGGCGGCCTGGTCATCCATGGCCGCTCAGACGCGGTGCTCAATCCGGGCGGCGTGCGCATCGGCACCGCGGAAATCTACCGCCAGGTGGAAAAGGTGCCGCAGGTGCTGGAGTCCATCGCCATCGGCCAGGACTGGCAAGGCGATGTGCGCGTGGTGCTGTTCGTGCGCCTGCGTGATGGCGTGACGCTGGACGACGCCCTGCGCGAGGAAGTCCGCCAGGTGATCCGCGCCAACACCAGCCCACGCCACGTGCCGGCAAAGATCGTCCAGATTGCCGATATCCCCCGAACCCTCAGCGGCAAGATCGTCGAACTGGCGGTGCGCAATGTGGTTCATGGCCGCCCGGTAAAGAACACCGATGCCCTGGCCAACCCCCAGGCGCTAGCGTTATATCGTGATGTGCCAGAACTGCAGAACTAG
- a CDS encoding substrate-binding periplasmic protein, with the protein MSAVPIIFCLLALLLLPRYLAAGETVLLYMPDAPPLTLHEYQGGYGMVGDVALAAIARSGRLSQLMDEPWPRAQASVADGEDLLIIPLSRTPDREERYSWIAPIMPLERAFFSLDTPVHSFAEARQRYSRIGVGLGTAQVEILRREGFADSQVVQLKLGENPARLLELGRIDAWFTGIPEALYIWNKSSERQNDLQMSPALARTDLYLACSRLCDPQLIAELRTAVLELEAEGVSQRLRQAYLPAPLYP; encoded by the coding sequence ATGTCGGCCGTGCCCATCATCTTCTGCCTGCTTGCCCTGTTGCTGCTGCCCCGCTACCTGGCCGCGGGAGAGACGGTGCTGCTCTACATGCCCGACGCCCCGCCGCTGACCCTGCACGAATATCAGGGTGGCTATGGCATGGTGGGTGATGTGGCGCTGGCGGCCATCGCCCGTAGTGGCCGGCTGAGCCAACTCATGGATGAGCCCTGGCCCAGAGCACAGGCCAGTGTCGCCGATGGCGAGGATCTGCTGATCATCCCGCTGTCGCGCACGCCGGATCGGGAAGAGCGCTATAGCTGGATCGCCCCGATCATGCCGCTGGAGCGGGCCTTCTTCAGCCTGGACACCCCCGTGCACAGCTTCGCCGAGGCCCGCCAGCGCTATAGCCGCATCGGCGTCGGCCTGGGCACGGCGCAGGTGGAGATACTGCGGCGCGAGGGCTTCGCGGACAGCCAGGTGGTGCAGCTCAAACTGGGCGAGAATCCGGCGCGCCTGCTGGAACTGGGACGCATCGATGCCTGGTTCACCGGCATACCGGAAGCGCTATACATCTGGAACAAATCCAGTGAACGCCAGAACGATCTGCAGATGAGCCCGGCGCTGGCAAGAACCGACCTCTACCTGGCCTGCTCCAGGCTGTGCGACCCGCAGCTAATCGCCGAACTGCGAACGGCAGTGCTGGAGCTGGAAGCGGAAGGCGTCAGCCAGCGCTTGCGCCAGGCCTATCTGCCTGCGCCCCTCTACCCCTAG
- a CDS encoding PilT/PilU family type 4a pilus ATPase, producing the protein MDLHAMLKVLSTQDGSDLYLSTGAPPCAKFNGVLKALSQEPLKSGDVAAIAESIMDGAQREEFERELEMNLAISLPGVGRFRINIFKQRNEVSIVARNIKLDIPRFEDLKLPEVLLSTVMEKRGLVLFVGGTGSGKSTSLAALIDYRNRNSGGHIITIEDPVEYVHRHKKSIINQREVGVDTRSFHAALKNTLRQAPDVILIGEIRDRETMEHALAFADTGHLAISTLHANNANQALDRIINFFPEERRPQLLNDLGNNLKAFVSQRLVKTADGKRRAAVEVMLGTPTVRDLIKRNEFSELKEIMEKSKNLGMQTFDQALIDLVHEGAIDEEEAVKNADSANNVRLKLKLHRDNPANAKPAPVAAAPAAPAKAAAASEWELKLEEIEQEQPPEDPGRHGI; encoded by the coding sequence ATGGATCTCCATGCAATGCTCAAGGTGCTGTCCACTCAGGATGGTTCCGACCTGTACCTCTCCACGGGCGCACCGCCTTGCGCCAAGTTCAATGGCGTGCTCAAGGCGCTCAGCCAGGAGCCCTTGAAGTCCGGCGACGTGGCGGCCATCGCCGAGTCGATCATGGACGGTGCGCAACGCGAGGAATTCGAGCGCGAGCTGGAGATGAACCTGGCGATCTCGCTGCCGGGCGTCGGGCGTTTCCGTATCAATATCTTCAAGCAGCGCAACGAGGTGTCCATCGTCGCGCGCAACATCAAGCTGGACATCCCGCGCTTCGAGGATCTCAAGCTGCCCGAAGTGCTGCTCAGCACGGTGATGGAGAAGCGTGGCCTGGTACTGTTCGTCGGTGGCACCGGCTCGGGCAAGTCCACCTCCCTGGCGGCGCTGATCGACTACCGCAACCGCAACAGCGGCGGCCATATCATCACCATCGAAGACCCGGTGGAGTACGTGCACCGGCACAAGAAGTCGATCATCAACCAGCGCGAAGTTGGGGTGGACACTCGCAGCTTCCATGCCGCGCTGAAGAACACCCTGCGTCAGGCGCCGGACGTGATCCTGATCGGCGAGATCCGTGACCGCGAAACCATGGAGCACGCCCTGGCCTTCGCCGACACCGGCCACCTGGCCATTTCCACCCTGCATGCCAACAACGCCAACCAGGCGCTGGATCGCATCATCAATTTCTTCCCCGAAGAACGTCGTCCGCAACTGCTCAACGATCTGGGCAACAACCTCAAGGCGTTCGTCTCCCAGCGCCTGGTCAAGACCGCCGATGGCAAGCGTCGCGCCGCCGTGGAGGTGATGCTGGGCACGCCGACGGTGCGCGATCTGATCAAGCGCAACGAGTTCTCCGAGCTCAAGGAAATCATGGAGAAGTCGAAGAACCTGGGCATGCAGACCTTCGATCAGGCGTTGATCGACCTGGTGCACGAAGGTGCCATCGACGAGGAAGAGGCGGTGAAGAATGCCGACTCGGCGAACAACGTGCGCCTCAAGCTCAAGCTGCACCGCGACAATCCAGCCAATGCCAAGCCGGCGCCTGTCGCCGCTGCACCCGCGGCGCCTGCGAAAGCGGCAGCAGCCAGTGAGTGGGAGCTGAAGCTGGAGGAGATTGAGCAGGAGCAGCCCCCGGAAGATCCGGGGCGCCACGGCATCTAG
- a CDS encoding peptidylprolyl isomerase has protein sequence MAKAMARHILVKTEAEAAALKKRIAAGEAFDVLARKHSTCPSGKKGGDLGEVRPGQMVRAVDQVIFKKALREVHGPVKTQFGYHLIQVFYRD, from the coding sequence ATGGCAAAGGCAATGGCCCGCCACATTCTGGTCAAGACCGAAGCGGAAGCCGCGGCGCTGAAAAAGCGCATCGCTGCCGGTGAGGCCTTCGATGTGCTGGCGCGCAAGCACTCCACCTGCCCCTCCGGCAAGAAAGGCGGCGACCTGGGCGAAGTGCGCCCCGGGCAGATGGTCCGCGCCGTGGATCAGGTGATCTTCAAGAAGGCCCTGCGCGAGGTGCACGGCCCGGTGAAGACGCAGTTCGGCTATCACCTGATCCAGGTGTTCTATCGCGACTGA